The Bacillus oleivorans genome has a window encoding:
- a CDS encoding nucleotide sugar dehydrogenase has protein sequence MKKICVVGLGYIGLPTSAIFAQAGFEVVGVDVNQKIVDSLNNGKIHIEEPGLPEVVERVVKAGKLRASQTPEPADVYIVAVPTPIHPDQTANVDYVRDAVQTITPFIQKGNVLIVESTIPPRTMDDLVAPIIKESGLDPYKDVAIAHCPERVLPGQILRELIENTRIVGGITPEAAKQAADVYRAVVKGDVMETEAVTAEMSKLMENTYRDVNIALANELVKISAKLGVDAHSVIALANRHPRVNIHLPGPGVGGHCLAVDPYFIVEKAQEESPLIQTARNINNSMPHYVETQVERLTSELKNPKIALFGLTYKGNIDDVRESPALDIAESLLKHPKLNVVAHDPHVREEQVSFPLHSFEDAIKDAHLIVVLADHNEFKNLDGAVLKQHMKTPVIFDTKNCVNEIEGVTIYRLGNLSHLKAIQE, from the coding sequence ATGAAAAAAATATGTGTCGTTGGATTAGGATACATTGGTCTTCCTACATCCGCCATCTTCGCCCAAGCAGGCTTTGAAGTGGTCGGCGTCGATGTAAACCAAAAGATCGTTGATTCTTTAAATAATGGAAAAATTCATATTGAAGAACCAGGTCTGCCTGAGGTTGTGGAACGAGTTGTAAAAGCGGGAAAGCTACGCGCTTCTCAAACACCTGAACCAGCAGACGTTTATATTGTGGCGGTTCCAACACCGATCCATCCAGATCAAACAGCGAATGTTGATTACGTAAGGGATGCAGTGCAAACCATCACTCCATTTATTCAAAAAGGAAATGTTCTCATTGTCGAATCTACGATTCCGCCAAGAACAATGGATGATTTAGTTGCACCTATCATCAAAGAATCCGGATTAGATCCATATAAAGACGTTGCGATTGCTCACTGTCCGGAACGTGTTCTCCCAGGACAAATCCTTAGAGAGCTTATTGAAAATACACGCATTGTCGGCGGTATTACGCCTGAAGCTGCGAAACAAGCGGCTGATGTCTATCGTGCTGTCGTGAAAGGCGATGTAATGGAAACAGAAGCGGTTACAGCCGAAATGTCTAAGCTGATGGAAAACACTTATCGTGACGTAAACATTGCCCTTGCAAACGAGCTTGTTAAAATTTCAGCGAAACTTGGAGTGGATGCTCACTCAGTGATTGCGCTTGCTAACCGCCACCCGCGTGTCAATATCCATCTCCCTGGACCAGGTGTCGGCGGCCACTGTTTAGCAGTTGACCCTTACTTTATCGTGGAAAAAGCACAAGAAGAATCACCATTGATTCAAACAGCAAGAAACATTAATAACTCAATGCCTCATTATGTTGAAACGCAAGTGGAACGATTAACGTCTGAATTAAAGAATCCAAAAATTGCCTTGTTTGGTTTGACGTATAAAGGAAATATAGATGATGTCCGGGAAAGTCCAGCACTCGATATTGCGGAATCTCTGCTCAAGCATCCAAAGCTCAATGTCGTGGCTCACGATCCGCACGTTCGTGAAGAACAAGTTTCCTTCCCATTACACAGCTTTGAGGATGCGATTAAAGACGCACACCTCATTGTCGTGTTAGCGGATCACAATGAGTTTAAGAACTTAGATGGGGCAGTCTTAAAGCAGCATATGAAGACTCCAGTTATCTTTGATACGAAAAACTGTGTGAACGAAATTGAAGGAGTAACGATTTACCGGTTAGGAAATCTGTCTCATCTAAAAGCGATTCAAGAGTAA
- a CDS encoding WecB/TagA/CpsF family glycosyltransferase — MKKETYFGVEVSPLSYEEIVDTLKLRIHSGEQSTIIAVNPEKVMAAQNNPQLKELINGSTFQIPDGVGILLASKLKGGDIQSRVTGVDMMERLLLMAEQEGYKVFLYGAKEEVVSKAAANIQIKHPAIQLGGYENGYVQDQEELVERINESGADILFVALGSPRQELWIRENMPRLNVKVFQGVGGSFDVYAGHVQRAPEGFRKLGLEWLYRLMKEPKRFKRQLALPKFLLKVLFTRKDQAR; from the coding sequence ATGAAAAAGGAGACCTATTTTGGTGTAGAGGTTTCACCGCTATCGTATGAGGAGATTGTCGATACACTAAAATTAAGGATTCACTCTGGGGAACAATCAACCATTATTGCTGTCAATCCTGAAAAAGTTATGGCTGCACAAAACAATCCGCAGCTAAAAGAGCTGATTAATGGCTCTACCTTTCAGATTCCGGATGGAGTCGGAATCTTGCTGGCTTCAAAATTAAAAGGAGGCGACATCCAATCAAGAGTCACAGGTGTGGACATGATGGAGCGCCTTCTCTTAATGGCTGAGCAGGAAGGGTACAAAGTCTTTCTTTATGGGGCAAAAGAAGAGGTTGTAAGCAAGGCGGCTGCTAACATCCAAATTAAGCATCCGGCGATCCAGCTGGGCGGCTATGAAAATGGCTATGTCCAAGATCAAGAGGAACTTGTTGAGAGAATCAATGAATCTGGTGCAGATATTTTATTTGTTGCCTTAGGCAGTCCAAGACAAGAGCTCTGGATTCGTGAAAACATGCCGCGCCTAAATGTGAAAGTGTTCCAAGGGGTTGGCGGAAGCTTTGATGTTTATGCTGGCCATGTCCAAAGAGCACCAGAAGGATTCCGCAAACTCGGTCTGGAATGGCTTTACCGCCTTATGAAAGAACCAAAGCGATTCAAGCGCCAGCTGGCACTGCCAAAATTCCTGTTAAAAGTTCTGTTTACAAGAAAGGATCAGGCTAGATGA
- a CDS encoding glycosyltransferase → MKILHLISGGETGGSRKHVVTLLAKFPREQICLAVFQEGALSQEAREVGIRVEVFQQKSRYDLSVLNQLASFINKEGFDILHTHGPRANFLTTFMIGKTNCRWVTTIHSDPKLDFMKGGLKGKLFTKLNLWSYQKIQYFFAVTERFKQNLMEIGIEGEKIQTVYNGIDFTPPQPEDVSLRENLGLSQQDFIMAFIARLHPVKGHDLVLKALHNLKNPRVKLLLIGDGPIKQEIEEKINELNLESQVTMLGFRKDVANLLSISDVALLASESESFPLVLLEAANQEVPIITTDVGGVKELVLEPEMGWIVPVGDQAGYENAIKRAYDSWENGMLQEKGKSLRKHAEANFSLDNLVHLTTETYSRLLK, encoded by the coding sequence ATGAAAATCTTACACTTAATTAGCGGAGGAGAAACCGGCGGCTCGCGAAAGCATGTTGTCACACTCCTTGCGAAATTTCCAAGAGAACAAATTTGTCTAGCCGTGTTCCAGGAAGGAGCGCTTTCACAGGAAGCCAGAGAAGTTGGGATCCGTGTAGAGGTTTTTCAGCAAAAATCTCGCTATGATTTGTCGGTGTTAAACCAGCTTGCTTCGTTTATTAATAAAGAAGGTTTTGACATTCTTCATACCCATGGACCGCGTGCAAACTTTCTCACAACCTTTATGATTGGAAAAACCAACTGCCGCTGGGTCACCACGATTCACAGTGATCCGAAGCTGGATTTCATGAAAGGCGGGCTTAAGGGTAAGCTATTCACGAAGCTTAATCTTTGGTCCTATCAAAAAATTCAATACTTCTTCGCGGTAACAGAGAGATTTAAACAAAACCTCATGGAAATAGGAATTGAGGGAGAGAAGATTCAAACCGTCTACAATGGGATTGATTTTACACCTCCTCAGCCTGAAGATGTCTCACTCCGGGAGAACCTCGGATTATCGCAACAGGATTTTATTATGGCTTTTATTGCACGTTTACATCCCGTTAAAGGACATGATCTTGTGCTAAAAGCACTCCATAACCTAAAAAATCCTCGAGTTAAGCTGCTCCTAATCGGAGACGGCCCGATTAAACAAGAAATAGAAGAAAAAATCAATGAACTCAACCTTGAATCTCAAGTCACGATGCTCGGCTTTCGTAAAGATGTAGCTAATCTACTATCCATTTCTGATGTAGCATTGCTTGCCTCTGAAAGTGAAAGCTTTCCGCTTGTTTTACTGGAGGCTGCTAATCAAGAGGTTCCAATCATTACAACCGATGTTGGTGGTGTGAAGGAATTAGTGCTAGAGCCAGAAATGGGCTGGATTGTTCCTGTAGGAGATCAAGCTGGTTATGAAAATGCAATAAAACGTGCGTATGATTCCTGGGAAAATGGAATGCTACAAGAAAAGGGAAAATCCCTTCGTAAGCATGCCGAAGCAAATTTCTCGCTAGATAACTTAGTTCATCTAACAACCGAAACCTACAGTAGACTACTGAAATAA
- a CDS encoding O-antigen ligase family protein has protein sequence MIETKNSLTYYVVIAMLCLVPIVYWKEYLGPIPISIEIILIPLLVLAALYDYWKKNIELNSFPVMPILIAFISFFIASLLSLIKAEYMAPAIMEILRFLSYVFLFTILVKIKFSKEQYFTFAKVFGATALLIGIFGIIQYVFDISLNKAGLYALEEAKGRVDGTLENPNYFSSFLNYVIPTLVLLSVVYFQQKKWQFFYFGFFAIYVINLIFTYTRAAWVTMFCAFFLTILFMPKRFLKGFFKPHMLIAFVVLIVSVYFMPDVQSRTNSAIYAVQQLIFPKWHMALPGDGGDGEEDPDVVEEDPDDETTERAVVSRVTLWKTGWFMFRDNPLLGVGIGNYYDRYSDFTEKYPELDIGHETYSVHNSYLKVMAEGGTIGILTFMSIYVIFFLYILRLFFKQPDLKGKVIAAGLFVGSTTFMVQNLSNNLMFIPRLNVIFWLVGALALAFLYLNQKQFKDA, from the coding sequence ATGATCGAAACTAAAAACAGCCTAACGTATTACGTCGTTATAGCCATGCTTTGCCTGGTTCCAATTGTATATTGGAAAGAATATCTGGGACCAATCCCGATAAGTATCGAAATTATTCTCATTCCACTGCTCGTACTGGCAGCCTTATACGATTATTGGAAGAAAAATATAGAACTCAATTCTTTTCCGGTCATGCCAATTCTAATTGCGTTCATTTCCTTCTTTATCGCATCCCTGCTTTCGTTAATCAAAGCAGAATACATGGCCCCTGCGATTATGGAAATTTTGCGATTCCTATCATATGTTTTCCTATTTACCATTTTGGTAAAAATAAAATTCTCAAAAGAACAATACTTTACCTTTGCAAAAGTATTCGGAGCGACAGCCCTATTAATTGGGATTTTCGGGATCATACAATATGTATTTGATATTTCCTTAAACAAAGCAGGATTATATGCACTGGAGGAAGCAAAAGGTCGGGTCGATGGAACATTAGAAAATCCTAACTACTTTTCTTCATTCCTTAACTACGTGATTCCAACACTTGTTTTATTGAGTGTGGTGTACTTCCAACAGAAAAAATGGCAGTTCTTCTATTTTGGGTTCTTTGCCATTTACGTGATAAACCTAATCTTTACGTATACCCGTGCAGCATGGGTAACGATGTTCTGTGCCTTCTTCCTAACGATTCTCTTCATGCCAAAGAGATTCCTGAAAGGTTTCTTCAAGCCGCACATGCTGATCGCATTTGTTGTATTAATTGTATCGGTATACTTTATGCCAGATGTTCAGTCAAGAACAAATTCTGCGATTTACGCGGTGCAACAGCTCATTTTTCCTAAATGGCATATGGCATTACCAGGAGACGGGGGAGATGGAGAAGAAGATCCTGATGTTGTGGAAGAGGATCCAGATGATGAAACAACTGAAAGAGCCGTAGTATCCCGTGTCACACTCTGGAAAACCGGCTGGTTTATGTTTAGAGACAATCCATTACTTGGAGTCGGAATCGGGAACTACTATGACCGCTACAGCGACTTTACCGAAAAATATCCGGAACTCGATATCGGCCACGAAACCTATTCAGTCCATAACTCTTATCTGAAGGTAATGGCTGAAGGCGGAACAATCGGAATTCTGACCTTTATGTCGATTTACGTGATTTTCTTCCTTTATATCCTGCGCTTATTCTTTAAGCAGCCGGATCTAAAAGGTAAAGTGATCGCAGCCGGACTATTTGTCGGAAGTACAACGTTTATGGTGCAAAACCTTTCAAACAACCTCATGTTTATCCCAAGGTTAAATGTGATCTTCTGGTTAGTCGGAGCACTTGCTTTAGCTTTCCTTTATCTAAATCAAAAACAATTTAAAGATGCATAA